A genomic stretch from Flavobacterium nitratireducens includes:
- a CDS encoding Arm DNA-binding domain-containing protein yields the protein MNTSKITITFVIVKNRINKAGKCSLKCRITYQKSRHEFSTGLFVFPDDWINNLQEVATSNKESDYINTEISLIKNKINQAFLLLKIQNSNFNVEDIYLSFKGENIKTEKTVLEVFELHNTKMYKLIGKSYSIATYYKFKESKNHIKNFIKHEYKKKDYLLTNLNLNFLEKFDFYLSSEVRQNKLQLIKQFKDYVKLLNLQ from the coding sequence ATGAATACTTCTAAAATCACAATAACTTTTGTCATCGTAAAAAACAGGATAAATAAAGCCGGTAAGTGTTCTCTAAAATGTAGAATAACCTACCAAAAATCAAGACACGAATTCTCAACAGGTCTTTTTGTTTTCCCTGATGATTGGATAAACAACCTACAAGAAGTTGCCACTTCAAACAAAGAAAGCGACTATATAAATACTGAAATTAGCCTGATTAAGAATAAAATTAATCAGGCTTTTTTATTGCTGAAAATTCAAAATTCCAATTTCAATGTTGAAGATATTTACCTATCCTTTAAGGGAGAAAATATTAAAACTGAAAAAACTGTTCTTGAAGTGTTTGAATTACATAATACTAAAATGTATAAGCTTATTGGAAAAAGCTACTCAATTGCAACATATTACAAATTCAAAGAATCCAAAAATCATATAAAAAATTTCATAAAACATGAATATAAAAAAAAAGACTACCTACTTACTAACCTAAACTTAAATTTCCTTGAAAAGTTTGATTTCTATCTTAGTTCAGAAGTCCGACAAAACAAATTACAATTAATAAAACAATTCAAAGACTACGTAAAATTATTAAACTTGCAATAA
- a CDS encoding AAA family ATPase, protein MKIESTPNNINDVILENTPASTSEIIEEYKSTFDALELYNLEIETLPKLLDPFFQKVGLASLVGTSDSGKSTFLRQLSLSVVLQKETFIGCKLNCKSNKVIYVSTEDDSNSVSAAIRKQIQYLQIEDPNLDFSLLKNLQFIFDTENLLERLKKILEKEPCDLIVIDAFTDVFAKEINANTQVRQFLNEYDKLAKKYGCLILFLHHIGKNTQKNSPSKDSIIGSQAFEAKMRSVIELRPNHFKDNYKDLWVLKANFLDSSHKSKSYVLEMNKNLIFRETGERNSKIQNSKKDNTVIIDKVLELKNKGLSVRQIEAKLKDTEFRVSKSVISEIINKNKK, encoded by the coding sequence ATGAAAATTGAATCTACCCCAAATAATATCAATGATGTGATTTTAGAAAATACCCCTGCTTCTACTTCAGAAATTATTGAGGAATACAAAAGTACATTTGATGCACTTGAATTATATAACCTTGAAATAGAAACTTTACCAAAATTACTTGATCCTTTTTTTCAAAAAGTAGGACTAGCATCTTTAGTAGGTACTTCTGATAGTGGTAAATCAACTTTTCTTAGACAACTTAGTTTGAGTGTTGTTTTACAAAAAGAAACTTTTATTGGATGTAAATTGAATTGTAAAAGCAATAAGGTTATATATGTTAGTACTGAAGACGATTCAAATTCTGTAAGTGCTGCAATTAGAAAGCAAATTCAATATTTACAGATTGAAGATCCTAATTTAGATTTTTCTTTATTAAAAAATTTACAATTTATTTTTGATACAGAAAATCTTTTAGAGAGATTAAAGAAAATTTTAGAAAAAGAACCTTGTGACCTAATTGTTATAGATGCTTTTACGGATGTATTTGCTAAAGAGATAAATGCAAATACTCAAGTTCGCCAGTTTCTAAATGAATATGATAAACTTGCCAAAAAATATGGCTGTTTAATTTTATTTCTACATCATATTGGAAAAAATACCCAAAAGAATAGTCCAAGTAAAGACAGTATAATAGGCTCGCAAGCATTTGAAGCTAAAATGAGATCTGTAATTGAACTTAGACCTAATCATTTCAAAGATAATTACAAAGATTTATGGGTGTTGAAAGCTAATTTTTTAGATAGCTCTCATAAATCTAAAAGTTATGTTTTAGAGATGAACAAGAATTTAATTTTTAGAGAAACAGGAGAAAGAAATAGTAAAATTCAAAATTCCAAAAAAGACAATACAGTAATTATTGATAAAGTTTTAGAACTTAAAAACAAAGGTCTTTCAGTAAGACAAATTGAAGCAAAATTAAAAGATACTGAATTTAGGGTGAGTAAGTCTGTTATATCTGAAATTATCAATAAAAACAAGAAGTAA
- a CDS encoding site-specific DNA-methyltransferase, translating into MPTLNWIGKDKVINHHQDVPYKILEQQYTYSNGSETDAFVSKNKIIHGDNLEALKSLLPQYEGKIKCIYIDPPYNTGNEGWVYNDNVNDPKIKKWLGQVVGKESEDLSRHDKWLCMMYPRLKLLHKLLADDGVIFISIDDVEVSNLIQIINEIFGIRSFLSDIIWNSRKSVSNDAVISLNHNHTLVYCKDIQVFYSNKSKFTLKLDSDGFSNPDNDIRGIWKADPFDSPGIRPNLTYEIENPNTGEVFLPPKGRCWRTGEKEYLDFLKDNRIVFGKNGKSKPQLKRFYSEAEERGKTPKSIWDNVGTATNGTQEIQDIFGSKVFDTPKPTTFIKQIIDLSTDKNSIILDSFAGSGTTAHAVLNLNKQDGGNRKFILIEMEDYANTITAERVKRVIKGYGSEAKPIEGTGGDFSFYELGEPIFLENDLLNEAIGIERINEYVWFSETKSNYIKQNEQYLLGVKEQTAYYFYYDKDAMTTLDESFLRKLKTKAEQYIIYADNCLLDEKLMSKYHIIFKKIPRDITRF; encoded by the coding sequence ATGCCAACACTCAATTGGATAGGAAAAGACAAAGTAATTAACCATCATCAAGATGTACCTTATAAAATTTTAGAACAGCAATACACTTATAGCAATGGTTCTGAAACAGATGCTTTTGTTAGTAAAAACAAAATTATTCACGGAGATAACCTAGAGGCTTTAAAAAGCTTACTTCCACAATATGAGGGCAAAATAAAGTGTATTTATATTGACCCTCCTTATAATACAGGAAATGAAGGCTGGGTATATAATGATAATGTAAATGACCCTAAAATAAAAAAGTGGTTAGGGCAAGTGGTAGGTAAAGAAAGTGAAGATTTATCTAGGCATGATAAGTGGCTCTGTATGATGTACCCAAGATTAAAATTACTTCATAAATTATTGGCTGATGATGGTGTGATTTTTATATCTATTGATGATGTTGAAGTTTCAAACTTAATTCAAATTATAAATGAGATTTTTGGCATTAGGAGTTTTCTCTCAGATATAATTTGGAACTCTAGAAAGTCTGTTTCAAATGATGCTGTTATTTCATTAAATCACAATCATACATTAGTATATTGCAAAGATATACAAGTATTCTATAGTAATAAAAGTAAGTTTACGTTAAAGCTAGATTCAGATGGATTTTCTAATCCTGATAATGACATAAGAGGTATATGGAAAGCTGACCCATTTGATTCCCCTGGAATTAGACCCAATTTAACCTATGAAATTGAAAACCCAAACACAGGAGAAGTATTTTTGCCTCCAAAAGGAAGATGTTGGAGAACAGGAGAAAAAGAATATTTAGATTTTTTAAAAGATAATAGAATTGTATTTGGTAAAAATGGAAAGTCTAAGCCACAATTAAAAAGGTTCTATTCAGAAGCTGAGGAAAGAGGTAAAACACCTAAATCAATTTGGGATAATGTGGGTACTGCAACTAATGGAACACAAGAAATTCAAGATATTTTTGGTTCAAAAGTTTTTGATACTCCAAAGCCAACTACGTTCATTAAACAAATAATTGATTTGTCAACTGATAAAAACTCCATTATCCTAGATTCCTTTGCAGGTTCAGGCACAACAGCTCATGCAGTTTTAAACCTTAATAAACAAGATGGAGGTAACAGGAAATTCATTTTAATTGAAATGGAAGATTATGCCAACACTATTACTGCTGAAAGAGTAAAAAGAGTAATCAAAGGTTATGGCTCAGAAGCTAAACCTATAGAGGGAACAGGTGGTGATTTTAGTTTTTATGAATTAGGAGAACCTATATTCTTAGAGAATGACTTATTAAATGAGGCTATTGGTATAGAAAGAATTAATGAGTATGTGTGGTTTTCTGAAACAAAATCTAATTACATAAAGCAAAATGAACAGTACTTACTAGGAGTTAAAGAACAAACTGCCTATTATTTCTATTATGATAAAGATGCTATGACCACATTAGATGAAAGTTTTTTAAGAAAATTAAAAACTAAGGCAGAGCAATATATAATTTATGCAGATAATTGTTTGTTAGATGAAAAACTAATGAGTAAATATCACATTATTTTCAAAAAAATACCAAGAGATATAACTAGGTTTTAA
- a CDS encoding DEAD/DEAH box helicase, which produces MELKPYQQDVIKDLENYLSYLQQHTNPAKAFNEFWTDRVGAYNPLTQSGMKPYKDNIPGAVHIAVKVPTAGGKTFIACNALYTINKFFNQGNAKAVVWLVPWSNLLQQTYNNLNNPSHPYREKINSLFGHKVEVYQKDQLLQGANFNPTSATEQLNIFVLNFSSLRIDKAKKEDRKIFQENGALEAFRETIINKDLVLEDTDETALINVIRSLNPIVIVDESHNAESDLSVEMLKNLNPSMVLDLTATPKENSNIISFVSALKLKQEHMVKLPVVVYNHHKKEEVINSALHLQRQLELLAKEEETITGKYIRPIILFQAQSNIKGKDNTTFQKIKEQLVKLRIPEEQIKIKVSGIDELKGINLMDRNCPVRYIITVNALKEGWDCPNAYILASLADKSSPVEVEQILGRVLRQPYVTKHNSPLLNMSFVLTASARFNDTLNNIVKGLQDAGFSKEDYFAEELPVPKLTNEEILQQDLFENPVVTEVKSDDDFNINAIDFNPDEEVTLESYTNNITVIGHITEKAVIESKVFEEKVNSIEIDDNTTFFTEVMKQTPKRYVIDKQFESITKTIVLPQFFLKTETDELAQNILFEELTESDYLLNKNSLLKGFNLLECDTKINFDEISAEIYSVDFDSSKGTATANKVSQRAKNILVDTILSKPKENQIKDVSKFIVSKLGDMTPISEQDLKRYVGRVFESLSNDQIRDIIHNEFIYIQKIKNKINDLSSAYSKQRFKILLDSNEVFVKENFLFSESINPINLSTAIGKSLYEREDTMNGFEQDMIMTIATMDNVIFWHRNLTRGKGFLSMDIIETITLTLLFIPKKETLF; this is translated from the coding sequence ATGGAGCTAAAGCCATACCAACAAGACGTAATAAAAGATTTAGAAAATTACCTTTCTTATCTACAACAACATACCAATCCAGCTAAAGCTTTTAATGAGTTTTGGACTGACAGAGTGGGTGCATATAATCCACTTACACAATCTGGAATGAAACCCTATAAAGACAACATTCCCGGAGCAGTACATATTGCTGTAAAAGTTCCAACTGCTGGTGGTAAAACTTTCATAGCTTGCAATGCCTTATACACTATAAATAAATTTTTCAATCAAGGAAATGCAAAAGCTGTAGTTTGGCTTGTGCCTTGGAGTAATTTGTTACAGCAAACTTATAACAATTTAAATAACCCTAGTCATCCATACAGAGAGAAAATCAATAGTCTTTTTGGTCATAAAGTAGAAGTATATCAAAAAGACCAACTTTTGCAAGGAGCTAATTTCAATCCAACTTCTGCAACTGAACAACTGAATATTTTTGTATTGAATTTTAGTAGTTTAAGAATTGATAAAGCTAAAAAAGAAGATAGGAAGATATTTCAAGAAAATGGTGCTTTAGAAGCTTTTAGAGAGACTATTATAAATAAAGATTTAGTACTTGAAGATACAGATGAAACTGCTTTAATCAATGTTATTAGGAGTTTAAATCCTATTGTGATTGTTGATGAAAGCCACAATGCAGAAAGTGATTTGAGTGTAGAAATGCTCAAAAATTTAAACCCCTCTATGGTTCTAGATTTAACAGCTACACCAAAGGAGAATAGTAATATTATTAGTTTTGTTAGTGCTTTAAAATTAAAGCAAGAGCATATGGTAAAATTACCTGTTGTGGTTTACAATCATCACAAAAAAGAAGAAGTTATCAATAGTGCATTACATCTTCAAAGACAACTAGAATTATTAGCCAAAGAAGAAGAAACTATCACAGGAAAATATATAAGACCTATCATTTTATTTCAAGCTCAGTCTAATATCAAAGGGAAAGATAATACAACCTTTCAAAAAATTAAGGAGCAATTAGTTAAGTTAAGAATACCTGAAGAACAAATCAAAATCAAAGTTAGTGGTATCGATGAGTTAAAAGGAATTAATTTAATGGATAGAAATTGCCCAGTTAGATACATAATAACTGTAAATGCACTTAAAGAGGGTTGGGATTGTCCTAATGCTTATATTTTAGCTTCTTTGGCAGATAAATCTTCTCCTGTAGAAGTAGAGCAAATTTTAGGTAGGGTATTAAGACAGCCTTATGTAACAAAACATAATAGTCCTTTATTGAACATGTCTTTTGTATTAACTGCATCTGCTAGATTCAATGATACTTTAAATAATATTGTAAAAGGATTACAAGATGCTGGATTTTCTAAAGAAGATTATTTTGCAGAGGAATTACCAGTACCAAAATTAACCAATGAAGAAATTTTACAACAAGATTTGTTTGAAAATCCTGTTGTTACAGAAGTAAAATCTGATGATGATTTTAATATAAATGCTATTGACTTTAACCCTGATGAAGAAGTTACTTTAGAAAGCTATACTAATAACATAACAGTTATAGGACACATTACTGAAAAAGCTGTAATAGAGAGTAAAGTTTTTGAAGAAAAAGTAAACAGCATAGAGATTGATGATAATACCACCTTTTTTACAGAAGTTATGAAGCAAACTCCAAAAAGATATGTAATAGATAAACAATTTGAATCTATTACAAAAACTATTGTATTACCTCAATTTTTCTTAAAAACTGAAACAGATGAATTAGCTCAAAATATTTTGTTTGAAGAGCTAACAGAAAGTGATTATTTACTAAACAAAAATAGTTTGTTAAAAGGTTTCAACTTACTAGAGTGTGATACTAAAATTAATTTTGATGAAATTTCTGCTGAGATTTATTCTGTAGATTTTGATAGTAGTAAAGGAACTGCAACTGCTAATAAAGTTTCACAAAGAGCAAAAAATATATTAGTAGATACTATTTTGTCTAAACCAAAAGAAAACCAAATTAAAGATGTAAGTAAGTTTATTGTAAGCAAATTAGGTGATATGACACCTATTTCAGAGCAAGATTTAAAGCGTTATGTAGGTAGGGTATTCGAAAGTTTATCTAATGATCAAATCAGAGACATTATCCATAATGAGTTTATTTACATTCAAAAAATTAAAAACAAAATCAACGACTTAAGTTCTGCATATTCAAAACAAAGATTTAAGATATTGCTTGATTCCAATGAGGTTTTTGTAAAAGAGAATTTTTTATTTAGTGAAAGTATCAACCCTATCAACTTAAGCACTGCAATTGGGAAATCATTATATGAACGTGAAGATACTATGAATGGATTTGAACAAGATATGATTATGACCATTGCAACAATGGATAATGTAATATTTTGGCATAGAAACTTAACACGTGGCAAAGGGTTTTTATCAATGGATATTATAGAGACCATTACCCTGACTTTATTATTTATACCAAAAAAGGAAACATTGTTTTAA
- a CDS encoding SIR2 family protein → MKGLLEDNSETIEFLEQNIFPKIHNGNTILFLGAGFSVTDKKKYLGSEIISYYQEKLQVNLDTNDLVEFLDRASTLDKFNRYEFDQYIKSILVKIKPERFHKVIAGLDWRQIITTNLDLILENAYDDIKGTTEEHKEILPVRNINEYNLGVSNDQIKYVKLNGCISNISKYNFVFSSDDFTKSKKFYNTVLKNLNNLSTNVNFLSIGYSFTDGLAKQLLETMRKDNIQKEKVIYNVDPFPNESLIPFLESNNVITIKLTSSKFIEYYEKWESEKLDRIASKSATKFYNKDNIKITLDPKLQIRLNGKIKQLKSAIEDETIKPEDFYKGHSPNYSIILKDYDVIKSKVNKKITEQILASNTNNGLIPINFLSGNYGIGKSTISYRVLKEFTNDLDYLCIEIIDPSDIRTQDIEEIIKKSNAKNIVLLIDTIERNSTFKDFINFRIRLSEEQLPYNISFLAPIRENILKKYLVAYTYKNINVIEINHKLEDSEITTLIQKLKLYNLISVRDKNEEKRYFERIKFEFNSDPYVAMLSIVEGNKLEKIIDSVLNLIDVEAKTAFIFTSLLYQYKIPMPGSILKKLVSRSWDDFKKNVLEVDCKGLLINEIEKPFDTKEDLFFKTKHSIISEKCISISYKNNEKLFNDYLKIIRQFNPNDDHSRICVDLLKSLKVNDVFQNEKINKLYDEASLIFDTIQNFNIHYAINLESRKDKKSLEKAATKLQYIDSFYEKRNSHITHRRGSIEFNLARIYHKEKEFYLRNESLESARDFFEIKLSIDRFSSYSYYDYIKLELWTLQNVLVDEDEILKQHTIIQDLFIKAIQSVYENIDRILKLKESYIKDIKTNHITQVEIIKHFESLYENSETRPFALIFKLNTIENDYFNFGKNLLKGYSEFDIINELENYLHIDSVKETIFNFHSKRLYDLDSRMVINKYKNDTVIKKDLFNYHYTFFRKECYDHQFSYADKHLKEISKNFKYLNLTIKEFWIDDDDFTPKKFEGTVIHFKEQLVFNVRLFGLSSKFRISKSDYLKVKKNTKYFANLTFTPKGICSVNFEEVKD, encoded by the coding sequence ATGAAAGGTTTATTAGAAGACAATTCAGAAACAATAGAGTTTTTAGAGCAAAATATTTTCCCTAAAATTCATAATGGAAATACAATCCTATTTCTAGGAGCGGGATTTTCCGTGACTGATAAGAAAAAATATTTAGGTTCTGAAATAATTTCATACTACCAAGAAAAATTACAAGTAAATCTTGACACTAATGATTTAGTTGAATTTCTTGATAGGGCTTCTACATTGGATAAGTTCAACAGATATGAATTTGACCAATATATTAAATCTATTTTAGTTAAGATAAAACCTGAAAGATTTCATAAAGTTATTGCTGGATTAGATTGGAGACAAATTATAACAACTAATCTTGATTTAATACTGGAAAATGCTTATGATGATATTAAAGGAACTACTGAGGAACATAAGGAAATTTTACCAGTCAGAAATATAAATGAATATAATTTGGGCGTTTCAAATGACCAAATTAAGTATGTAAAATTAAATGGATGTATAAGTAATATCAGTAAATATAATTTTGTTTTTTCATCAGATGATTTTACAAAAAGCAAAAAATTTTACAATACTGTTTTAAAAAACTTGAACAACCTTTCCACTAATGTAAATTTCTTATCCATAGGATATTCTTTTACAGATGGTCTAGCTAAACAATTGCTTGAGACTATGAGAAAAGATAATATTCAAAAAGAAAAAGTAATTTACAATGTTGACCCTTTTCCTAATGAGAGTTTAATACCATTTTTGGAGAGTAATAATGTGATAACAATAAAATTGACATCTTCAAAATTCATTGAATATTACGAGAAATGGGAAAGTGAAAAATTAGACAGAATAGCATCTAAATCAGCTACTAAATTTTACAATAAGGATAATATTAAAATTACTCTTGACCCTAAGCTTCAAATAAGATTGAATGGCAAAATTAAGCAGCTTAAATCTGCAATAGAAGATGAAACAATTAAACCAGAAGATTTTTACAAAGGGCATTCTCCCAATTATTCCATAATTCTCAAAGACTATGATGTAATTAAATCTAAAGTAAACAAAAAAATTACAGAACAAATTTTAGCATCAAATACTAATAATGGTCTAATTCCAATAAATTTTTTATCGGGTAATTATGGTATAGGCAAATCAACAATTTCTTACAGGGTTCTAAAAGAATTTACTAATGATTTAGATTACTTATGTATAGAAATTATTGACCCTAGTGATATAAGAACTCAAGATATTGAAGAAATAATTAAAAAGAGTAATGCTAAAAACATAGTTTTATTAATTGACACAATAGAGCGCAATTCAACTTTTAAAGATTTTATTAATTTTAGAATCAGATTAAGTGAAGAACAGCTACCATATAATATTTCTTTTTTAGCACCAATAAGGGAAAATATTTTGAAAAAATATTTGGTTGCTTACACATACAAAAACATCAATGTAATAGAGATTAATCATAAATTAGAAGATTCTGAAATCACTACTTTAATACAAAAATTAAAACTCTATAATCTGATAAGTGTAAGAGATAAAAATGAAGAGAAAAGATATTTTGAAAGAATAAAATTTGAATTTAATTCTGACCCATATGTAGCAATGTTATCTATTGTTGAGGGTAATAAGCTTGAGAAGATTATTGATAGTGTATTAAATTTGATTGATGTTGAAGCAAAAACTGCTTTTATTTTCACATCTCTTTTATATCAATACAAAATACCAATGCCAGGTAGCATTTTAAAGAAATTAGTTTCTAGAAGCTGGGATGATTTTAAGAAAAATGTTTTGGAAGTGGATTGTAAAGGCTTGCTAATTAATGAAATTGAAAAACCATTTGACACTAAAGAAGACTTATTTTTTAAAACAAAACACAGCATAATTTCTGAAAAATGCATTTCAATATCATATAAGAATAATGAAAAATTATTTAATGATTATTTGAAGATAATTAGACAATTTAATCCAAATGATGATCATTCAAGAATATGTGTTGATTTATTAAAATCACTAAAAGTTAATGATGTTTTTCAAAATGAAAAAATCAATAAACTTTATGATGAAGCAAGTTTAATTTTTGATACTATTCAAAATTTCAATATACATTATGCAATAAATTTAGAATCAAGAAAAGACAAGAAAAGTTTAGAAAAAGCAGCAACAAAATTGCAATATATTGATTCTTTTTATGAAAAAAGAAATTCTCATATTACACATAGAAGAGGTTCGATAGAATTTAATCTTGCTAGAATTTATCATAAAGAGAAAGAGTTTTATTTAAGAAATGAAAGTTTAGAAAGTGCTAGAGACTTTTTTGAAATAAAATTAAGTATTGATAGATTCAGTTCTTACAGTTATTATGATTACATAAAATTAGAATTGTGGACTCTTCAAAATGTACTTGTTGATGAAGATGAAATATTAAAACAACACACAATAATTCAAGATTTATTTATTAAGGCAATTCAATCTGTGTATGAAAATATTGATAGAATTTTAAAACTTAAAGAGAGTTACATAAAGGATATTAAAACTAATCATATAACTCAAGTTGAGATAATTAAGCATTTTGAAAGTTTATATGAAAATTCAGAGACTAGACCTTTTGCTTTAATATTTAAGCTTAATACAATTGAAAATGATTATTTCAATTTTGGCAAGAATTTGTTAAAAGGATATTCAGAATTTGATATAATAAATGAACTTGAAAATTATTTGCATATTGATTCTGTTAAAGAAACTATTTTTAATTTTCATTCTAAAAGATTATATGATTTAGATTCCAGAATGGTAATCAATAAGTACAAAAATGATACTGTTATTAAAAAAGATTTATTTAATTATCATTATACTTTTTTTAGAAAAGAATGTTATGATCACCAGTTTTCATATGCAGACAAACATTTAAAAGAAATTAGTAAAAATTTTAAATATCTAAATTTAACAATTAAAGAGTTCTGGATTGATGATGATGATTTTACACCTAAAAAATTTGAAGGTACCGTAATTCATTTTAAAGAACAACTAGTATTTAATGTCCGATTGTTTGGTTTATCAAGTAAATTTAGAATAAGCAAATCAGATTATTTAAAAGTTAAAAAGAATACAAAATATTTTGCAAATTTAACTTTTACTCCCAAAGGTATCTGTTCTGTTAATTTCGAAGAAGTAAAAGATTGA
- a CDS encoding NUMOD1 domain-containing DNA-binding protein: protein MENTINKYIIYKAENVKTGEIYIGATTQSIESRKNDHIQKSKSGSNNKFHIAINKYGSDSFNWVQIDTATTPDELASKEIKYISENNSFENGYNSDKGGGIKKSIYQYNLDGKLINTFKDLKSAAQIINVKKQYLSRACWNNNHTLRGYLWSYEYKEPFLTITDKRKKQVIQYNLNGEEITRFKSVTDASKETGISNTGIAKCCRGERKTSGGFIWNYI from the coding sequence ATGGAGAACACGATTAATAAGTATATTATTTACAAAGCAGAAAATGTTAAAACAGGAGAAATCTATATCGGAGCAACTACTCAATCTATTGAAAGTAGAAAAAATGATCATATTCAAAAATCAAAATCAGGAAGTAACAACAAATTTCATATTGCAATTAACAAATATGGAAGTGATTCCTTTAATTGGGTTCAAATTGATACAGCAACTACTCCAGATGAATTAGCCTCAAAAGAAATCAAATATATTTCAGAAAACAACTCATTTGAGAATGGTTATAATTCAGATAAAGGTGGTGGAATAAAGAAAAGTATATATCAATATAACTTAGATGGAAAATTGATTAACACTTTTAAAGATTTAAAATCAGCAGCCCAAATTATTAATGTAAAAAAACAATATCTTTCAAGAGCTTGTTGGAATAACAATCATACTTTAAGAGGATATTTATGGAGCTATGAATATAAAGAACCTTTTTTAACTATAACTGACAAAAGAAAAAAACAGGTAATTCAGTATAATTTAAATGGTGAGGAAATTACTCGATTTAAATCTGTTACTGATGCTTCGAAAGAAACTGGCATTTCCAATACAGGTATAGCAAAATGTTGCCGTGGTGAACGCAAAACTTCGGGAGGATTTATTTGGAATTATATATAA
- a CDS encoding DUF3871 family protein encodes MEWCKQGISIEDIKNQINSCTTEEGLKILYAQYSNFSKELYPLIVERKESLDKLNNQIISNEQIIQQPNLQKMNLAINNPIQQVINEEEIIVFPRRNFIEANTLSVDIKHLQKDCIVPVFCKDNECTISHYEFINSTKEVVEDILNYNGVLKPDIRVSHVIKGRTPNAIGKPAKELLEHEKTIYYERMAFVIEIPEISEVINGNKLNLTIGGVRSYNQENLFSKKSLEKFKVFIGFQNTVCTNLCISTDGLKEDIKVGSVLELKSKIYELINSYKKKEHLILLEKMNDFSLNETQFCHLIGKMKLYSHLSKEEKQHLFPLALNDSQLNIVLKDYNTDPYFSKSEDKTINFWKLYNLLTEANKSTYIDSNLERNVNAYEFINHLAKSIENQSTNWFLN; translated from the coding sequence ATGGAATGGTGCAAACAAGGTATATCTATTGAGGATATTAAAAACCAAATTAATTCCTGTACAACAGAAGAAGGTTTGAAAATATTATATGCTCAATATTCCAATTTTAGTAAAGAGTTATATCCTTTAATAGTTGAAAGAAAAGAATCACTTGATAAATTGAACAATCAAATTATTTCAAACGAACAAATAATCCAACAACCAAATCTCCAAAAAATGAATTTAGCCATAAATAATCCAATCCAACAAGTCATCAACGAAGAGGAAATAATTGTATTCCCAAGAAGAAACTTTATTGAAGCTAATACCCTAAGTGTAGACATAAAACATTTACAAAAAGACTGTATTGTTCCTGTATTTTGCAAGGATAACGAATGCACAATAAGCCATTATGAATTTATCAATAGCACTAAAGAAGTAGTTGAAGACATATTAAACTATAATGGTGTTTTAAAACCTGATATCAGAGTTTCCCATGTTATTAAAGGAAGAACACCCAATGCAATTGGGAAACCTGCAAAAGAACTATTGGAACATGAAAAAACCATTTATTATGAGCGAATGGCATTTGTAATTGAAATACCGGAAATAAGTGAGGTTATCAATGGGAATAAACTTAATTTGACAATTGGAGGTGTTCGTAGTTATAATCAGGAAAATCTTTTCAGCAAAAAATCCCTAGAAAAATTCAAGGTTTTTATAGGCTTTCAAAATACTGTTTGTACCAACTTATGTATTTCTACTGATGGTCTTAAAGAAGATATAAAAGTAGGATCAGTTTTGGAACTAAAATCCAAAATATATGAACTGATCAACAGCTACAAAAAGAAAGAGCATTTAATTCTATTAGAAAAAATGAATGATTTCAGCTTAAATGAAACCCAATTTTGTCACCTTATTGGAAAAATGAAGTTGTACTCCCATTTAAGCAAAGAAGAGAAACAGCATTTATTTCCATTAGCTTTAAATGATAGCCAATTAAATATTGTTCTAAAAGACTACAATACAGATCCATATTTCAGTAAATCGGAAGATAAAACTATTAACTTTTGGAAACTGTACAATTTGCTTACTGAAGCCAACAAAAGCACTTATATAGATTCTAATCTAGAAAGGAATGTCAATGCGTACGAGTTTATCAATCACCTCGCAAAAAGCATAGAAAATCAATCTACAAATTGGTTCTTAAATTAG